One stretch of Bordetella avium DNA includes these proteins:
- a CDS encoding DNA topoisomerase III produces MNKTLIIAEKPSVALDISRALGGFAREGDFFESESYVLASSIGHLLSLVAPNDPVKGKWSFTHLPVIPPAFELGPTDKKSSERLKLLVRLAKRKDVDTIINACDAGREGELIFRYIIQYAGVKKPIKRLWLQSMTQAAIREAFANLRDDVQLKPLEAAARSRAEADWLVGINGTRAMTAFNSKDGGFFKTPVGRVQTPTLAIVAERESRIRSFVPRDYWEVHATFVAAAGLYEGRWIDPDFKKDERDPEKRESRLWSAAAAQSVVAACREQSGSVTEESKPSTQMSPALYDLTSLQREANGRFGFSAKTTLSLAQTLYERHKALTYPRTDSRYLPEDYVNTVRQTMRALSEGGSNAVGGLARHAGTVVSNDWVKLHRRIFDNKKVSDHFAIIPTLQIPHDLSEAEGKIYDLVLKRFLAVFFPAAEYRLTTRLTEVQGHRFKTEGKVLVAPGWLAVYGKEAQGEDANLVPVADGEKVRTEDVRAEALSTKPPARYNEATLLSAMEGAGKLVDDGELREAMSERGLGTPATRAAIIEGLLNESYLRRDGRDLVPTAKARQLMTLLAGLDVAELTSPELTGEWEHKLKQIEQGGLDREAFMREIAQMTQVIVKRAKEYERDTVPGDYATLKTPCPHCGGVVKENYRRYACTQCEFSISKHPGGRTFELPEVEELLAKREIGPLQGFISKMGRPFAAILRISDEYKLEFDFGQSDEEDDTPVDFSGHTPVGACPKCHSQVFEHGMSYVCEKSVGPAKSCDFRSGKVILQQEISREQMSKLLSEGRTDLLDGFVSSRTNRKFKAFLVRQPDGKIGFEFEPRGDKPARRAAAKKAPAKTATKTAAKTAVKKAASKTTTKTASKTATKTATKTAAKKAAAKKTAA; encoded by the coding sequence ATGAACAAAACGCTGATTATCGCCGAGAAACCCTCGGTAGCCCTCGATATATCACGCGCCCTGGGAGGTTTTGCGCGCGAGGGCGACTTTTTTGAAAGCGAAAGTTACGTACTGGCTTCCAGTATCGGGCATCTGCTCAGTCTGGTGGCGCCCAACGATCCGGTCAAAGGCAAGTGGAGCTTTACCCATTTGCCGGTTATTCCGCCTGCTTTCGAATTAGGACCGACGGACAAAAAATCATCCGAGCGCCTGAAGCTGCTGGTCCGCCTGGCCAAGCGCAAAGACGTCGACACCATCATCAATGCCTGTGACGCCGGACGCGAAGGCGAACTGATCTTTCGCTACATCATTCAGTACGCCGGGGTCAAAAAGCCCATCAAGCGCTTGTGGCTGCAATCCATGACCCAGGCGGCGATCCGCGAGGCCTTCGCCAATCTGCGCGACGACGTGCAGCTCAAGCCGCTCGAAGCGGCGGCCCGCTCTCGCGCCGAGGCAGACTGGCTGGTGGGCATCAACGGCACCCGCGCCATGACGGCCTTCAACAGCAAAGACGGCGGCTTTTTCAAGACGCCTGTCGGACGGGTCCAGACCCCTACGCTGGCCATCGTGGCCGAACGCGAAAGCCGCATCCGCAGCTTCGTGCCGCGCGACTACTGGGAAGTTCATGCCACTTTCGTTGCAGCGGCCGGCCTGTACGAAGGCCGCTGGATCGACCCCGATTTCAAGAAAGATGAACGTGACCCCGAAAAACGCGAGTCGCGTCTCTGGTCAGCAGCGGCCGCGCAAAGCGTGGTGGCTGCCTGCCGCGAACAATCGGGCAGCGTCACCGAAGAGTCCAAGCCTTCGACCCAGATGTCGCCGGCCCTGTATGACCTGACCTCGCTGCAGCGCGAAGCCAACGGCCGCTTCGGTTTCTCGGCCAAAACGACATTGTCTCTCGCCCAGACGCTTTACGAGCGCCACAAGGCGCTGACCTATCCGCGTACCGACTCGCGCTACCTGCCCGAAGACTACGTCAACACCGTGCGCCAGACGATGCGCGCGCTGTCCGAAGGCGGCTCGAACGCCGTGGGCGGGCTGGCGCGCCATGCCGGCACGGTAGTGAGCAATGATTGGGTCAAGCTACACCGCCGCATCTTCGACAACAAAAAGGTCTCGGACCACTTCGCCATCATCCCGACACTGCAGATCCCTCACGATCTGAGCGAAGCCGAAGGCAAGATCTACGACCTGGTGCTCAAGCGCTTCCTGGCCGTGTTCTTCCCCGCCGCCGAATACCGCCTTACCACCCGTCTGACCGAAGTCCAGGGCCATCGCTTCAAGACCGAAGGCAAGGTGCTGGTCGCGCCGGGTTGGCTGGCTGTCTATGGCAAAGAAGCCCAGGGCGAAGACGCCAATCTGGTGCCGGTGGCCGATGGCGAAAAAGTGCGCACCGAGGACGTGCGGGCAGAAGCGCTCTCGACCAAACCACCTGCGCGCTATAACGAAGCGACACTGCTGTCGGCAATGGAAGGCGCGGGCAAGCTGGTGGATGACGGTGAGTTGCGCGAGGCCATGTCGGAACGCGGCCTGGGCACGCCGGCCACACGCGCGGCCATCATCGAAGGCCTGCTCAACGAAAGCTATCTGCGCCGCGACGGACGCGATCTGGTGCCAACCGCCAAGGCGCGCCAGCTCATGACTCTGCTTGCGGGTCTGGACGTCGCCGAACTGACTTCGCCCGAACTGACCGGCGAATGGGAGCACAAGCTCAAGCAGATCGAGCAGGGCGGGCTGGATCGTGAAGCCTTTATGCGCGAAATCGCCCAGATGACGCAAGTCATCGTCAAGCGCGCCAAGGAATACGAACGCGACACGGTGCCGGGCGACTACGCCACCCTGAAAACCCCTTGCCCCCACTGCGGCGGCGTCGTGAAGGAAAACTATCGGCGCTATGCCTGCACTCAATGCGAGTTCTCGATCAGTAAACACCCTGGCGGCCGCACCTTTGAGTTGCCCGAAGTCGAAGAGCTGCTCGCCAAGCGCGAGATCGGTCCGCTGCAAGGCTTTATCAGCAAAATGGGCCGGCCCTTTGCCGCCATTCTGCGCATCAGCGACGAGTACAAACTCGAGTTCGACTTCGGTCAGAGCGACGAAGAAGACGACACGCCAGTGGACTTCAGCGGCCACACGCCGGTGGGCGCCTGCCCCAAGTGCCACTCGCAGGTGTTCGAGCACGGCATGAGCTATGTGTGCGAAAAATCGGTGGGTCCGGCCAAGAGCTGCGATTTCCGTTCGGGCAAGGTCATCCTGCAACAGGAAATCTCGCGTGAACAGATGAGCAAGCTGTTGTCGGAAGGCCGTACGGATCTGCTCGACGGTTTCGTGTCCAGCCGCACCAACCGCAAGTTCAAGGCCTTCCTGGTGCGTCAGCCCGATGGCAAGATAGGCTTTGAATTCGAGCCGCGCGGCGATAAACCCGCTCGCCGCGCGGCGGCCAAGAAGGCGCCGGCCAAAACCGCAACGAAAACCGCGGCCAAGACGGCCGTAAAAAAGGCGGCGAGCAAGACAACCACTAAAACAGCCTCGAAAACGGCCACCAAGACCGCAACGAAAACGGCTGCCAAAAAGGCAGCCGCAAAGAAAACAGCGGCTTGA
- a CDS encoding GDYXXLXY domain-containing protein yields MQVGTTRQEGSELHVWRQFLGRSTLWLGILLLGSGVICWVAANWPGMGKLYRFTLTQGLLAVSVLVSIWLALRLRGTERLRQQSAGAVLSLSGLLLGALLALLGQIYQTGADSWELFAWWALLLLPWALAAGSQVLWLLWCLIVNMALALGIREHVLPWWERVFDRELIVLLVASVNLLMLGIWEAAARRRHVSARVGPRVLALLALTALVAPLLFNILVDNPRGAAGLAWLLVILGMGYFYQYCRRDLVILAMLAVSVICVSLWVVGEWLLRRDLGAWAALPLAALLMAEAVWAAHWLRRLAASGVSGAKPAVIAVIEAGLSLDPASDRPADVAAPARAPWLVQGLLGLSAWLATLLLLVFLFASGLVRSDQGAIVLGLVLTAAGVAVLRTAAGLFWRQCAIAMAFAGQWLVVYSFFSNESVLNPNLFVVLLALAVYLLAPDVLLRFLSGGLIALGMTGLILQALQTGQGDGLDFWFALDTMQANFLWLPVVVLGAWAAAIAFAANQGWARSRPHLLEPLAWALLVSVQGLVWVASGVGVDQLPALWRLHRLTALLNIAGAVLPAVVAFWLLWPRRQTLTRAMVLLTPLALLVLGLFWMPSPGIAFALTWLLLGFGLNKPRLTGFGVLSLLAYLMLYYYQLQVPLLQKSFWLVGAAVLMLLLRGLVWLLPRRARPPVRVSVSPASPAMRRRVAVVFAGLLLVLGVCNFTIYQREQLLAHGQVVILELAPVDPRSLMQGDYMALRFAASTAINKLRAQQDEPDRDGYVILSLDDRGVAQPRRIQASAQPQEASELALRYRVRPDGVRIITNAYFFPEGEGPRYEGARYGEVRVNDQGTGLLLRLLGEDLQPL; encoded by the coding sequence ATGCAAGTCGGCACCACTCGGCAGGAGGGATCGGAACTCCACGTATGGCGTCAATTTCTTGGGCGAAGCACGCTCTGGCTGGGCATTTTGCTCCTCGGCAGCGGAGTGATTTGCTGGGTTGCGGCCAATTGGCCCGGCATGGGAAAACTCTATCGTTTTACCCTGACACAGGGACTTTTGGCTGTTTCGGTCCTAGTCAGCATCTGGCTGGCGCTCAGGTTAAGAGGGACAGAGAGGCTGCGGCAACAATCGGCCGGCGCCGTGCTATCCCTGTCCGGCCTGTTGTTGGGCGCCCTGCTGGCTCTTCTGGGACAAATCTATCAGACCGGCGCAGATAGCTGGGAATTGTTCGCCTGGTGGGCTCTGTTATTGCTGCCTTGGGCTTTGGCAGCCGGCAGTCAGGTGCTATGGCTGCTTTGGTGCCTGATCGTCAATATGGCGCTGGCCTTAGGAATCCGGGAGCATGTGCTGCCGTGGTGGGAGCGCGTCTTTGATCGTGAGCTCATTGTGCTGCTGGTGGCCTCGGTGAACCTGCTGATGCTGGGCATCTGGGAAGCGGCCGCGCGCCGGCGCCATGTCAGCGCCCGGGTCGGACCGCGCGTACTGGCCTTGTTGGCCCTGACCGCCCTGGTAGCGCCCTTGCTGTTCAATATTCTGGTTGATAACCCGCGTGGCGCCGCCGGTCTGGCCTGGCTGCTCGTCATCTTAGGCATGGGCTATTTTTATCAGTATTGCCGCCGCGATCTGGTCATCCTGGCCATGCTGGCTGTCAGCGTTATCTGCGTGTCCTTGTGGGTGGTGGGCGAGTGGTTGCTGAGGCGGGATCTGGGCGCCTGGGCCGCCCTGCCCTTGGCCGCCCTGCTGATGGCCGAGGCTGTGTGGGCTGCGCATTGGCTGCGCCGGCTGGCCGCCAGCGGTGTGAGCGGCGCGAAACCGGCAGTGATTGCAGTGATTGAAGCGGGTCTGAGTCTGGACCCGGCCAGCGATAGGCCTGCCGACGTGGCGGCCCCTGCCCGCGCGCCCTGGCTCGTGCAAGGCTTGCTGGGTTTGAGCGCCTGGCTGGCGACCTTGCTGCTGCTGGTGTTTCTGTTCGCGTCGGGGCTGGTCCGCTCCGATCAGGGCGCCATTGTGCTCGGCCTGGTGTTGACGGCGGCGGGCGTGGCCGTTCTGCGCACGGCCGCTGGGTTGTTCTGGCGTCAGTGCGCCATCGCCATGGCTTTCGCAGGTCAGTGGCTGGTGGTTTACAGTTTCTTCAGCAATGAGTCCGTCCTTAACCCCAACCTCTTTGTCGTGTTGCTGGCGTTGGCGGTTTATCTGCTGGCGCCCGATGTGCTGCTGCGCTTTCTCAGCGGCGGTCTGATCGCCTTGGGCATGACGGGCCTGATTCTGCAAGCCTTGCAAACCGGACAGGGCGACGGTCTGGACTTCTGGTTCGCGCTGGATACGATGCAGGCCAATTTTCTCTGGCTGCCTGTCGTCGTGCTGGGCGCCTGGGCTGCCGCAATCGCCTTCGCTGCCAATCAAGGCTGGGCGCGTTCCCGGCCGCATTTGCTGGAACCGCTAGCCTGGGCCTTATTGGTGTCGGTGCAAGGGCTGGTCTGGGTGGCAAGCGGCGTTGGGGTGGATCAACTGCCCGCGCTGTGGCGGCTGCATCGCCTGACGGCCCTGTTGAATATTGCGGGCGCCGTGTTGCCGGCTGTCGTCGCGTTCTGGCTTCTTTGGCCGCGCCGACAGACACTCACACGCGCCATGGTCTTGCTCACGCCCTTGGCCTTGCTGGTGCTGGGCCTGTTCTGGATGCCCAGTCCTGGCATTGCCTTCGCACTGACCTGGCTGTTGTTGGGATTCGGCTTGAACAAGCCGCGCTTGACCGGCTTCGGGGTGCTTAGTCTGTTGGCTTACCTGATGCTTTATTACTACCAGCTCCAGGTTCCCTTGCTGCAAAAGTCGTTCTGGCTGGTGGGGGCGGCGGTATTGATGCTGTTGCTGCGCGGTCTGGTCTGGTTATTACCGCGCCGTGCCAGGCCGCCTGTCCGGGTGTCTGTGTCGCCGGCTTCGCCCGCGATGCGGCGGCGCGTGGCGGTCGTGTTCGCCGGCCTTTTGCTCGTGCTGGGCGTGTGCAACTTCACCATTTATCAGCGCGAACAGTTGCTGGCTCATGGGCAGGTCGTCATTCTTGAATTGGCCCCGGTCGATCCCCGTTCGCTCATGCAGGGAGACTATATGGCGCTGCGTTTCGCGGCGAGTACAGCCATCAACAAGCTGCGCGCGCAGCAGGATGAGCCCGATCGCGATGGATATGTGATTCTGTCGCTTGACGATCGCGGCGTGGCGCAGCCTCGGCGCATTCAGGCCAGCGCGCAGCCGCAAGAGGCCTCGGAACTGGCTCTGCGCTACCGCGTGCGTCCTGATGGCGTGCGCATCATCACCAATGCCTATTTTTTCCCCGAGGGTGAAGGTCCGCGCTATGAAGGCGCTCGTTATGGCGAGGTTCGCGTGAATGACCAGGGTACCGGTCTCTTGCTGCGTTTGCTCGGAGAGGATTTGCAGCCGCTTTAA
- the gluQRS gene encoding tRNA glutamyl-Q(34) synthetase GluQRS, whose product MSYIGRFAPSPSGPLHAGSLVAALASWLDARAHGGRWLLRIEDVDRPRAVPGADAVIMQQLRDLGLFWDSEVLWQSRRDAVYQAALDRLSAAGLIYGCACTRREIADSALRGPASADGERPYAGTCRNGLPPGRPARAWRLRVPAGIVTFNDRWLGPQSQDVAQTVGDFVLRRADGLWAYQLAVVADDAAQGVTDVVRGADLLTSTARQHVLGRLLDLSLPRVMHVPLVSDPATGLKLSKQNHAPALDTRDPVGTLSQAWLSLGFSPLAARDTQAFLAQATDRWRARFAIA is encoded by the coding sequence TTGAGCTATATCGGCCGCTTCGCTCCCAGTCCCAGCGGCCCGCTGCATGCGGGCTCGCTAGTTGCCGCCCTGGCAAGCTGGCTGGACGCGCGAGCCCACGGGGGCCGCTGGCTGCTGCGCATCGAAGATGTCGACCGGCCGCGCGCCGTGCCCGGCGCCGATGCCGTTATCATGCAGCAACTGCGCGACCTGGGCCTATTTTGGGATAGCGAGGTGCTGTGGCAATCCCGCCGAGATGCGGTCTACCAGGCCGCGCTGGACCGCCTGAGTGCTGCGGGCCTGATCTACGGCTGCGCCTGCACCCGTCGCGAAATTGCCGATTCGGCCTTACGCGGTCCCGCCAGCGCCGACGGCGAGCGCCCCTATGCGGGTACCTGCCGCAACGGTCTGCCGCCTGGCAGGCCAGCGCGCGCCTGGCGCCTGCGGGTGCCTGCAGGCATCGTCACTTTCAATGATCGCTGGCTGGGGCCGCAATCCCAGGATGTGGCGCAGACTGTGGGCGATTTTGTGCTGCGCCGCGCGGATGGCCTGTGGGCCTATCAACTCGCGGTCGTGGCCGATGACGCCGCACAGGGCGTGACCGACGTGGTGCGCGGCGCAGATCTGCTCACCTCGACCGCACGCCAGCATGTGCTCGGCCGCCTGCTCGATCTGTCGCTGCCCCGCGTCATGCACGTGCCTCTGGTCAGCGATCCGGCCACGGGCCTGAAGCTTTCCAAGCAAAATCATGCCCCGGCGCTCGATACCCGCGACCCCGTGGGCACGTTGTCGCAAGCCTGGCTCAGCCTGGGTTTCTCCCCCCTCGCGGCACGGGATACCCAGGCCTTTCTGGCACAGGCCACCGACCGCTGGCGTGCGCGCTTTGCCATAGCTTAA
- a CDS encoding DUF494 family protein has protein sequence MFDILVYLFENYYTPQACPAADVLAKRLAAAGFEHEDIDDALGWLYGLAETTERCVELAQAPASGFRVYTDAEYQQLGSASIGFITFLESAGVLPAPLREIVIDRALASPEAPVSLSKIKIIALMVLWSQEAEIDNLVLEELLDDEEARRLH, from the coding sequence ATGTTCGATATCCTGGTTTATCTGTTCGAAAACTATTACACGCCGCAAGCCTGTCCTGCGGCCGATGTGCTGGCAAAGCGGCTTGCCGCCGCCGGCTTCGAGCACGAAGACATCGACGACGCTCTGGGCTGGCTCTACGGCCTGGCCGAAACCACCGAGCGTTGCGTCGAGCTCGCCCAGGCGCCTGCCAGCGGCTTTCGCGTCTATACCGATGCCGAATACCAACAGTTAGGCAGCGCCTCGATCGGTTTCATCACCTTTCTCGAATCGGCGGGCGTTCTGCCTGCCCCGCTGCGAGAGATCGTGATCGACCGCGCCCTGGCTTCGCCCGAAGCGCCGGTTTCCCTGTCCAAGATCAAGATCATCGCCTTGATGGTCCTCTGGAGCCAGGAAGCCGAGATCGACAATCTCGTGCTCGAAGAGCTGCTAGACGACGAAGAAGCCCGCCGTCTGCATTGA
- a CDS encoding TonB-dependent hemoglobin/transferrin/lactoferrin family receptor, protein MPKIFILSSIHLAFLLTFPAAARTTPPVPNARHSTGHTALPAETRRVFTLPTQSVTADSIELSRSELDQAEIDRAQADNFASLVDRLPGISQAGSPRPGGQSLNIWGMGDSEDVKLILDGAPKGFEKYRQGSVFIEPELIRRIEVDKGPHNLWDGIGGFGGTVRIDTKDAAELLGPDELGGGLVKYGRHSNDGQNIYSAALYGRTQQNGADGLVYFNQRDGGDLRRPDGSRFLYSRNDLRSYLAKTNLHIARDHKLTLSIIRSTSRGWQPYAAKRDSLSAPSEANIRRYGLEAAWRRQLVYRDQIDQTLSAAWQYRPGPWLDLALSYADSHTRQHDRRPDNATPSAFIGTLGHRSWVGYKDRVLELRNLSHLSAGGADHALQFGGRWHQHRRDTLMYYAQARNRADQNRGYFQPPYMPSGRQTVRSLFLQDAVTIGRLTITPGLRYDHVVNRGQANLARRYNDPAPSAGHDYRSVTYTGWTPHLGAIWQAKPWLSLLADVTQGWRAPLIDEQYEVQYARAAASGTSRSLRPERMLAWRAGAIFDFRDLLARKDHLQVRGTAFTNRGRDEIFLRRGVLCETQPCPKPLSNYRNLPGYRIEGLELESFYDSTHWFGSLSVSAMRGRRDSSPRDPAGQRSWIAEIPPTTVRAMLGWKTQNLAFGWTGEFVRRQDRSPKQSDPLAGVWSLPASSGYALHGLFAYWRPWPGMQARLAVDNLLNRAYRPYLGETVSGLGRNIKLSLSQHF, encoded by the coding sequence ATGCCCAAGATCTTCATCCTGTCCTCAATTCATCTGGCTTTTCTGCTGACTTTCCCCGCCGCCGCACGAACCACTCCCCCTGTTCCTAACGCCAGGCACAGCACCGGCCACACGGCTCTGCCAGCCGAAACACGCCGCGTTTTCACACTGCCCACGCAATCCGTGACCGCCGACAGCATCGAACTCAGCCGCTCGGAACTCGATCAGGCAGAGATCGACCGGGCCCAGGCCGACAATTTCGCCAGTCTGGTCGATCGCTTGCCCGGCATCTCACAGGCCGGCTCGCCCCGCCCAGGCGGACAAAGCCTGAATATCTGGGGCATGGGCGACAGCGAAGACGTCAAATTGATTCTGGATGGCGCACCCAAGGGGTTTGAAAAATACCGTCAGGGCTCGGTGTTCATCGAACCCGAACTGATACGGCGTATCGAAGTCGACAAAGGGCCGCACAATCTGTGGGATGGCATAGGCGGCTTCGGCGGCACAGTGCGCATCGACACCAAGGACGCCGCCGAGTTGCTAGGCCCGGACGAGCTGGGCGGCGGCCTGGTGAAGTACGGCCGCCACAGCAATGACGGCCAGAACATCTATAGCGCCGCGCTATACGGCCGGACGCAACAAAACGGCGCAGATGGTCTCGTCTACTTCAACCAGCGCGACGGCGGCGACCTGCGGCGCCCCGATGGTAGCCGCTTTCTTTATTCGCGCAACGATTTGCGGTCCTATCTCGCCAAGACCAATCTGCATATCGCTCGCGACCACAAGCTGACCCTCTCCATAATCCGCTCCACATCGCGGGGCTGGCAGCCTTATGCCGCCAAGCGCGACAGCCTGTCCGCCCCCTCGGAGGCCAATATCCGACGCTATGGTCTGGAAGCCGCGTGGCGCCGCCAACTGGTCTATCGCGACCAGATAGACCAGACCTTGAGCGCGGCATGGCAGTACAGGCCCGGCCCCTGGCTGGACCTTGCGCTGTCCTATGCCGATTCGCATACCCGGCAACATGATAGGCGTCCGGACAATGCCACGCCCAGTGCGTTCATCGGCACCTTGGGCCACAGAAGCTGGGTCGGGTATAAGGACCGTGTGCTCGAACTCCGCAACCTCAGCCACCTCTCTGCGGGCGGCGCCGATCATGCTTTGCAATTCGGGGGCCGCTGGCATCAACACCGGCGCGACACGCTCATGTATTACGCGCAGGCCCGCAACCGCGCCGACCAGAACCGGGGGTATTTCCAGCCGCCTTACATGCCTTCCGGGCGGCAAACCGTGCGCAGCCTGTTCTTGCAGGATGCCGTCACGATAGGACGATTGACGATTACGCCAGGCCTGCGTTATGACCACGTCGTCAATCGGGGCCAGGCCAATCTCGCACGACGCTATAACGACCCCGCGCCCTCGGCAGGCCACGATTACCGCAGCGTGACCTACACCGGCTGGACGCCGCATCTGGGCGCAATCTGGCAGGCAAAGCCCTGGCTATCGCTGCTAGCCGACGTTACACAGGGCTGGCGCGCGCCCTTGATCGACGAACAATACGAGGTGCAATACGCCCGCGCAGCGGCCTCGGGCACCAGCCGCAGCCTCAGACCCGAACGCATGCTCGCTTGGCGCGCAGGCGCCATCTTCGACTTCCGCGATCTGCTGGCCCGCAAGGACCACCTGCAGGTGCGCGGCACGGCCTTCACCAACCGTGGTAGAGATGAAATATTCCTGCGACGAGGCGTGCTGTGCGAAACCCAGCCATGCCCCAAGCCGCTTTCCAACTACCGCAACCTGCCGGGTTACCGCATCGAGGGCCTTGAGCTGGAGTCCTTCTACGACAGCACGCACTGGTTCGGCTCCTTGTCCGTGTCGGCCATGCGCGGGCGCCGCGACAGTTCTCCGCGCGACCCCGCTGGTCAACGCAGCTGGATCGCAGAAATCCCGCCGACCACGGTACGCGCGATGCTGGGCTGGAAAACACAGAATCTGGCTTTCGGCTGGACCGGCGAATTCGTAAGGCGTCAGGATAGGTCCCCCAAACAAAGCGACCCACTGGCCGGGGTGTGGTCCTTGCCCGCCTCCAGCGGGTATGCCTTACATGGTCTGTTCGCTTACTGGCGGCCCTGGCCGGGCATGCAAGCCCGTCTGGCTGTGGATAACCTCTTGAATCGCGCCTACCGCCCCTATCTGGGCGAAACCGTATCCGGCCTGGGCCGCAACATCAAACTTAGCCTTTCTCAGCATTTCTGA
- a CDS encoding DSD1 family PLP-dependent enzyme, which yields MLVATLQSHVSNRLSLPDPAVPGQALAQADTPSLVLDLDVFEANLGLMQQWADRHGLALRPHAKAHKCPEIARRQLALGARGICCQKVSEALPFLDAGIRDIHISNEVVGPAKLALLAQLALRADVSVCVDNMSNLHALAAAVAQVGARITVLVEVDVGQGRCGVTDDHDVLALARAAEAMQGLRFGGLQAYHGAMQHVRSHAERAAMSAQAAIRAAGYASLLRAYGITCERITGGGTGSAEFDAASGVYTELQAGSYAFMDADYGANEWSDTLSFGTSLFLLSTVMSTPAPERVVLDAGLKSTTIECGLPRIQGRPGLVYAAANDEHGVVRVQDGAQAPALGEVLKLVVPHVDPCFNLHDTLVTYRDDTVVGLWPIAARGLSR from the coding sequence ATGCTGGTGGCCACACTTCAATCACATGTCTCGAATCGCCTTTCCCTACCTGATCCTGCCGTGCCTGGCCAGGCTCTTGCCCAGGCAGATACCCCGAGTCTGGTACTCGACCTCGATGTTTTCGAGGCTAATCTGGGGCTAATGCAGCAATGGGCCGACCGTCATGGCCTTGCTTTGCGTCCCCATGCCAAAGCACACAAATGTCCCGAGATTGCGCGGCGTCAGCTTGCGCTGGGCGCGCGCGGCATCTGTTGTCAAAAAGTCAGCGAAGCCCTGCCCTTTCTTGACGCGGGCATACGCGATATTCACATCAGCAATGAAGTCGTGGGGCCGGCCAAGCTGGCCTTGCTGGCGCAGCTCGCCTTGCGCGCCGACGTCAGTGTGTGTGTGGATAACATGAGCAATCTGCATGCGCTGGCGGCCGCGGTGGCGCAGGTCGGCGCCCGCATCACCGTGCTGGTCGAGGTCGATGTCGGCCAGGGGCGCTGCGGCGTGACAGACGATCACGACGTGCTGGCGCTGGCGCGGGCAGCCGAAGCCATGCAGGGCTTGCGCTTTGGCGGTTTGCAGGCCTATCACGGCGCGATGCAGCATGTGCGCAGCCACGCCGAGCGCGCCGCCATGAGCGCTCAGGCGGCCATCCGCGCAGCCGGCTACGCCTCCTTGCTGCGTGCCTACGGCATCACCTGCGAGCGCATTACGGGCGGCGGCACCGGCAGCGCCGAGTTCGACGCAGCCAGCGGCGTTTATACCGAATTGCAGGCCGGTTCCTATGCCTTCATGGATGCCGATTACGGCGCCAATGAGTGGTCGGACACGCTGTCTTTCGGCACGAGTCTGTTTCTGCTCTCCACGGTCATGAGCACGCCCGCGCCCGAGCGCGTCGTACTCGACGCCGGTCTGAAATCCACCACTATCGAGTGCGGTCTTCCCCGTATTCAAGGCCGGCCCGGTCTGGTCTATGCCGCCGCCAACGACGAGCACGGCGTGGTGCGCGTGCAGGATGGGGCGCAGGCTCCGGCCTTGGGCGAGGTGCTCAAGCTGGTCGTCCCGCATGTCGATCCCTGCTTCAATCTGCACGACACGCTGGTGACCTATCGCGACGATACTGTCGTGGGGCTGTGGCCCATTGCCGCGCGCGGCCTGAGCCGTTAG